The sequence TTCTAAATATAAAGAAGAGCACAACTTTATTAGTGACATTATTTAATTAGATCATTTACTGTTACAGCtttgccatctagtggccaatGCTGATACTGCAACTGGTGCTTAGGATCTCAAATaagattttataaaatataaacatatttgtgTGGAAAAATTTAACACATAAATAATCCAATATCTTGCTTCTTCAAATATATTagtttaattgattatttaatttaatctattccgttctgtattctgtatttAGTGTACTTAATGTCTTATTTGCTCCTTTTTCATTGATAAGGTCATTAGTGCAGTTTAATACTTATTTCTATCACTTCACGGGATATTTCTTCATTAGACTCACTGATCGGTGCAGAAACTCCACTTTAGCTGATTCAGCATGTTTTACTTTGTGCTGCGTTCAAGGTCTCTCCAGAAGCTCCGATTTCTGATAAAACACGTTAGTAAGCCTAGCTCTCAAATAATATGAGATaaaataagactttattgattcCCAGGGATGGAAATTCACACATTAAAGCAGCATGAGAGATATgcttagagaaaaaaaaaacacaaggaactaaatgaatgatataaataataaaggaatagagaaatgaaggaaattaaAATACGTTAgaattaaggctgcaactaatttgTCAATTAGTCCAAGGCAACATCTtcagattttagattttattcaACCAGCAGTCcaaaccaaaaatattcagtttactactgtgtacaataaagaaaagcattaaatcctCAAttatgagaagctggaaccagtaaatgtttgtaatttttactttaaaaataactaaaatgataatttgattatcaaaataattgatgaTTAATTTTCGGTCAATCAACTTATCGATGAAACAACTAATCATTGTAATTCTACTTAGAGTAGTCTATGTAAAggaatttttcaaatatttgtgcAATAGAAATAATAAACTCTGCATCCTCACTGAAGTAATTAAGTGACTTGTTAGACTTTTACcgataatataaatattataatataaataaactaGGTATATAAACTAAGTGTTGACTAAAAATACAATATGCATAAACATACATCATATTCAAATAATTTGTATGATATGCAATACTTGTGCAGGATATGTAataatgtagagctgcaacaattaatatATTGTTTGCCAACTATTGCCTGTTGACAATTGattaattataaaatgttcaaattctcaAATGTTGGATAtggatattttctggtttctttagtacTCTTTTATAgtaatctgaatatctttgggttgtgaataaaacaacaaacaaaaacatttgaagatgtcacctttggctttgagaaacaaacaacaacaatgattaattgagaaaataatcgacagattaatcaataatgaaaataattgttagatgCAGAATTATAATATACAAACACcatacaataataatacaatactattatatatatatatactgtaaataaaatataaaacacaccaATAAtaatatactactactactactactactactactactaataataataataatgtttattattattattattattattattattattattattattattattattattattattattattattattttcatcatcatcatcgtcgtcgtcgtcatcatcatcatcattattatcattatcattattattattattattattgtatacaTTCCGAGTGTCCATGAAGGCAGCATCACAAACAGCACTCCCACAATCCCTGGCGCTTCCTCTtccagcagcagcctgagaTCATGGCGGACGTGGCTGCGGAGCAGAAGCTCGTCCCAGACCGGGAGCTGAACGGGGAGGCGGAGGACCGGGAGGAGAACCGGGAGGAGGCCGAGCCGGTGGAGGAGACcgcaaagaagaagaaaaagaagaagaagaagaacaagtcTGCCACGACAGGTGAGAGAGTCCGCAGCAGCTTcaggctaacaggctaacaggctaaTGTTACTGAGTAGAGCGGAGTCAAGTTAGACAGATTGAGCACACCCGGAAATACTGGGAGGATGCCTTCAAAATAAAGGCATCAGAATCGTTGCTCGTGGAAAAGTGATTTAATTATTGCTTCATTGGGTCGCGGATCAACCtaaaattattgatttattggGTTGTAGATCAGCAGACTGATCACGTAAGTCGTCACTATGATCATGAAATTAATTACTTGGTAAAGGAGGCCTGGAGGTGCGTGGTAAACATATTGGTTATGTTAGAAAAATACGTGtaataaaactgtgttttatttcatttaagaTCAATAAACTTTTGTTAAATGTACATTTCGATTTGTGGGTATGGATATAATTTCAATGAATATCCAATATTAATTAGcaatttattatattatataaatgcACTTCTGTTTTCCAATGTTGATGAAAACTTATGGAATCAAAAAGTATATTTTCCAAACATATCTTCAGTCAGAGATTGTATGGCATCTATTATGATGCTTTTAATGTCACACCCTAAAAATTAGCATGAGGACAAAACCAGAATAAGTAAAACTGTGTTTCTGGCACTTCAATATTCAAAAACAGAAACCTACGCAGATGTTATTCTTACACTACTGAAGAAAATGGTTTGCGTGGTAAACGCGTACATAATCTGGAAGAAACGTCACTGTATTGGTCAGAAAATTGTTATAAAAGATCAACATGTTGTAAAATTCCAGAGAAATGGGCTTGGTGTTGTTGAACGTGACGTTTATATTGAAAGTCATGCCGGAAGCGCTGTGATGAAACATGGCGGACTTGACGCAGATCCTCATTAGCCATGTGGGTTGTGTAGCTGCGGCGCCTGTCAGGCCTCATGAAACACGCCGGGCTGTGGTCAGAGTCACAACCAGGATCAGAGACGTTTTACTGGGTCGACAGAAAGAAAGTCATCGATCACTCGAAtcgagagaaaaaaaacaaaacaaaatcagctGCTCAAACCGCTTCCTCTGGCTTTAATTCCCCTCCGGTTGAGCCTCAGCCAAGTTTTCCTGTTTCGTAATTTGTCAGAGTTATTATATAAGACTGAAGGACTCGaaaggaggatttttttttaaataaatcaaccAGATTAAACACGTGAATACATTTAAATCCAAACTCCAACAAAACAGCTGCAATTTAAAGACAATTTAGCAGCTGTCAGGTGTTTATAGCTCATAAAACATGATACAGGTTGATTAAAAGCAAAGTGTCTCTAGTCTTTCCACCCGGAATACAACTGAATAATTAGATAACATCAGTTTTCATAATAAAGTCACTTTGCAGTGGTTTTCCACTGTCTTTTTCCTTATAAATGTTGCATCTAGAAACAATTTCTTGacgtttatttatgttttggttgttgttttgttactAACCTGAATGCCTTCTTGctgtggagaaagaaaaaatagttGTACTTCTCCTCTTAGAAaggaaatgtcatttaaaaagtgGCAAAAATGAAGGTGGATGTGTTGaaggatgttcatgttttaacatttttactaAATGGTTTGTCTGTGGTTCATCTTTATAATAAAATTCccagaaaaataatttttatcTTGTTGTATGAGCTGTGTTTcagaataaaatgacatttaatttttccAAATCAAcactgtagtttaaaaaaattcaTCCTTCATTATTAATTTTCTCGTTTTAGCTGCTTTGTACATATTTTAAGAGACCTGCTGTTTTCCCATGTTGATTAATTGTCAACAATTTCgttaattgtttaatttgttaggcaaaaatataagaaaatctCTGGTTCTAGTTTTTTGAAacgtgaggatttgctgcttttatcaTCATAACGTCAACTTGGACTtgaatattgttgtttttctcaatTTAACAATTAGATGAttaactataaaaaaaaaaaaaaaagtcaacacacGAGCCGATAACGAACACAACTGTAGCCGcgctctccctcctctttgTGCAGCTTTTTGCTGACGCAGCACCTGTCGGCTGAAGCTCGTTAGATCGCTTATTGGAGTGTGTGCGCTTGTAATTGTTATTGACGTTATTTCCCCTCGCCGCCGCAGGCACCGAGGCGGAGACGGACGGAGTCGCCGACGTGACCAAACAGCTGGAGAAGCAGGCGATAGAGgacaaagagaaggaggaggacggCGAGGAAGGTAAcgcctgaaaacacacatccaTCCGCTGTGTTGACACAGCGGCGACGCGTCAAATATCAGATGTTCTAATCCCCCCCCCGTCTTTGCTCGCACAGATGGAGATGACGGAGAAAACACTGcagggaaaaagaagaagaagaaaaagaagaagaaaggacgTAAGTTGATCACGTTTTCGGCTCTTTGTGTTGTAAATTCAGACCTTTACTGTAAGACGTCGGTTTGTCAGTTTgatgggatgtttttttttttgcctttttcctCGCAGCCAAAACTCAGACTGATCCCCCATCTGTGCCCATCTGCGATTTATATCCAACTGGAGTTTTCCCCATCGGACAGGAGTGTGAATATCCCACCTCACAGGACGGGTAAGAAGCCACATCAGAGCacgtttgttttctttgtctttttcttgactttctacatcttattttgttggttttacaCTCAGTTCtgcttgatttttttatattattttcttgttttattgtctCTTATCTCCCTCTTTTGCTTTTCCATCTTCTAAAAACCACATCATAACCTCTGATTTGAAAagtgctgcagcagctctgcaactaatggattattttttatgatCCATTAATCTGTTCGGCCAATAAAACGTccagaaacagtgaaaaacagtcgtcatcacaatttcccagagttcAAAGcgatgtcttgttttgtctgaccagtgatctaaaaccccccaaaatattcaatatacTCTCATTTTAgatgaggagaagaagaagagtctcCCATTTGAGAAGCCAGAACCATCACGTTTGGCATTTTtaacttgaaaaatgactcaaacgattaatcgatcatcaaaataattaaagGTTGTGTAAAAGCTCGTTTGGACACACAAATAAAGTCACAGTGTCGTATTTTGCAGGTTGTGTAAAAAGTCATCCTGCCTCTAATTTAACAATATTGAATTTGGTGTCTGGacactaaaaacatgtttattttcaggGAGAGGCTGGTCCACTGCAGGTGTTTAAATTAGCTTTAAAAAACTGCTCTCATGTCTAAATTTAACCTGCAGACGGTTTGAGAACGAGCTCATCACAGTCTGTCAAAGTTTGAATTTGAACAAATTCCACTCAGACGTGAACAATGTTTAAATATTCTGATTTGCATGTCAGTAAAAAGTCGGGTGGTGATAATAACTCTGAAGCTGCTTGTAAAGACAGACGTCGCTAACTGTGTGCAGACGAACTCACTGACCCCGGTCAGGTGACGGCGGCCAGACGATGAGTCAGCAgcttcattgttgtttttacgtTGTAAAACCAGTTACAGCCTGCGGCGGGAACATGTTGAGTTAATCCACTGATGGCTCAGAGTGTTTTATTCCTCATTAAGACTTTttattagaattttttttttttttaatataaatcaaAAGGCACCTTTTCTATAATCAGTCTCCCTTTAATATCGATGCGTTTTTTTGCCAGTTTCCTTGTTATAAAATCTGTGTCCGTCTTCAGTCGCAGCGCGGCGTGGCGTACGACCAACGACGAGAAGCGGGTGCTGGATAAAGCCAACGAGGAAGTGTGGAACGACTTCAGACAGGCAGCCGAGGCTCACAGACAGGTCCGCCAGCATGTCCGCAGCTTCCTGAAACCCGGCATGACCATGATCGAAATCTGGTGAGACAGTTAAATCCTGGATTCTGCAGAgttttaacttaattttttcTCTGTTGAATAGTGTTTAATTCTCTGTTTCTTGTCCGTCTCTCCTCAGCGAGCGGTTGGAGGATTGTTCCAGGAAGCTGATAAAGGAGAACGGGCTGAACGCCGGCTTGGCGTTCCCCACCGGCTGCTCTCTGAACCACTGCGCTGCCCACTACACTCCCAACGCCGGAGACCCCACTGTCCTGCAGTACGACGACGTCTGCAAGATCGACTTCGGCACGCACATCAACGGTAACGCACGTTCAGATACTTTACAGATTGAAGCGGCTGCCCAAACGACGAGCTGCAGGTCTGAAAAACAAACCTGCATCCTTTCcaacggccagcagggggcgactgCACTGGTTTCAAAAAGAAGAGCGATTGTTTAGAAGTTAGAGGTgaaactgtacaaaaaaactCAGGGCTCTGGAGTCACAGTTCAGTACGTTTTCAGTGGAAACTAATAGTGAAAACTGTTagtgaaacagtttagttgctgctgtgaaaaatgaaaacaagctttgtgtttctttgcagGGAGTCAGAActcctgctgacagctgttatatgtttatttatggtaactgtaactgtagttAGACCAGTtagttatgttgttgtttcatttgaaaagctggaaccaaagaacttttgtcatttttgcttgaaaagatGAAACAACTGTTCactaatagttgcagctttaaaccaGCAGCTTCCAGAATtatagaaaaatacacaaaactcTTAAACATGACTTGCAACAATGGTGAACAGTGATGTGAATTACAGTTTAGTTTATAGAAAAATAAGCAGAATCGTTGGTTTGGGCCTCTACAGTTGCCGTAGTTGTAAACTGATCCTTCTTACCGACTCCAAATGAAAGCAACCAGCTCAGATGTTCTTTAACTGTTGAGCTTTAGAAAACGTTCTGTTTAAAATGAGGTCGAGTGCTGTTAAGTCTCTGAAAGTCGCTCTGCTTTGTTTCCAGGGCGAATCATTGACTGTGCCTTCACTGTCACATTTAACCCAAAGTATGACAAGCTGCTGGAGGCTGTGAAAGACGCCACCAATACTGGAATCAAAGTATGACtttgacaacacacacacacacataaacacacaaacacacacacacacacatgtttcactctgatgtgttgtttttttacttttcctgCAGCTCATGTTTTCTTGTTGTCTCGTTGCAGAACGCTGGTATTGACGTGCGTCTGTGTGATGTTGGAGAGGCGATTCAGGAAGTGATGGAGTCTTACGAGGTCGAGCTTGACGGCAAAACCTACCAAGGTTTGTTCTCATCTACACCTGCATAAGATATATAGACTCTAACAGAAGATTGTagttaatttaattattatgcaggtgttttgtgctgttttacaAGAGCCCACATAGGGACCAACATTTCAAACTATCTGGTTCATGCTtgctcctttaaaaaaaacaaaaaaacattaaatagaTAAAATGAATCCTCCTAAAAATGGTCTTTCTGTTTACATGAAGATTGTGCTGTTGGAAGAGTTTTAGGTTGTTTTTCTGCAGATTTGTTTtataaatcatgaaaaaacatttcctACAAAGCACCCGTTGAACAGTTTCtatacagtgaaaaacaaatgcattCATTGGATTTGAGACACTGATTTTACATCATTATAGAacctgaaaatgacaaaaatacacattatcAGAGACCAGAGTTAGTTGAACACTCACCTACCAAACAGCAGCTCAGGTTTACAGCATGTTGATGTTACAAAGTGTTTAGTTTGCATCAGGATTTACTGGGTTacatcatgtttttcatgtcttttaaTACTAACACAGCTGTATGTAACACTGTGAACTCATATTTAAAGGTTGTTTTAAAGGTCTGTTTACTATTAAAGTGAGTTCAAGTGCTGCACAATTAGAAAAACCTGAAATCTGACTTTCAGAAACCTTATTATGCAACAACATGACATTTACTGCACATATAATACTATGACAATTATTACTCATATCAGAGCTTCAGCAATGAGTCGACCGACAcaattaatcaccaactgttCTGGTAATTAattgtttgagtttgtttgagtcatttataaagaaaacatagaaaacgtctggttccagcttcttaaatgtgaatattttctggtttctttagtcgtctGTGATGGTAAACTGTGTATGTTTGGGTTGTTTATTGTTGatcgggacaaaacaaaacatttaaggcTTCACCTTGAtgtttaggaaacagtgatcgacttttttccattttctgacattttatagactaaataactAACTGATTACTCAAGAAAAACAATCGATAATGAAcgtaattgttagttgcagcttcaCAGTTCATATGCGAACTAATAAACTGTCCTTTTTACAAAATGTCTTGTATTTTATTAATGAAACGTGTGTTTTCTGTTCCAGTGAAACCAATCCGAAACCTGAACGGTCATTCAATCGGCCAGTACAGGATACACGCTGGTAAGACTGTGCCCATCGTTAAAGGAGGAGAAGCAACGAGAATGGAGGTGAGTTAATAAAGACCGTCGTCACTCAGACTCATAAACACATACAGGAtgtttatttaatagttttcaGTTATTCAGGATGTCTGCAGGTGACGAGTTAAGTCGTCTTTATGGCAGAAAGAAGTTAAACACTTTCATGCTTTAATTTTAAATAACTTCAAAGCTTTTTCAAACCTGCAGAGTTCGTGTTgttgattgtgtgtttttcatcctGCAGGAGGGAGAAGTTTACGCCATCGAGACGTTCGGCAGCACAGGGAAAGGTGTGGTCCACGACGACATGGAGTGCTCTCACTACATGAAAAACTTCGACGTCGGCCACGTCCCCATCAGGTAAGAGTTCAGCTGCCGTCgtcatatttttctgtgtttggtttAAAACGTCTTCTGGTAGCCACAGTGGAGATgcacaaacctgctgctgaaaTGTTTATACGAATGGATAGAAGGTTAATCAATGCCCTTTTATATACCCTTATAATTAACCTTTAACACCTGATTAAGCTGTTTTTGCATCACACCCTCAACTCTGTGAGTcataaatgagtcaaatcagaATGTTTTTTGATCTCTGGTGAAGATAAACATCCATAAATtagaaatgttattaaaaaatcatcaataaatTTACAACTTCAGCTCTCCATTAAAAACTCTAAGTATTCATAAGATAAGACAAAGACCAGTCCACTGAAAATATGAGcgatttttcattttacaatattttcataattaaattataagttaagcaaaaacatcaaacatttgtTGGTTCCTGGTTCTCAAATTGTGATAACTTATcacttttctttatcttttattatagtaaattgaatattttgggggtttttgactgtttatcagacaaatcaagacatttgaggaaGGTCACCTTTGTGCTCTGGGATACtgtgacagacatttttaatcattttctggCGTTTTGTCGACCAAACGATTAAATTGAGAAATCCAATtagttgataatgaaaataacggTTAGATGCCGCCCTCACTGACActttatactgtttatactaTTAATTAACAgacatttggtttgttttaaacCTGTGTTCATACAGGACAAATTAACTTAATGTCACATTGTGTTTTATAGCATGTAGAGAACAACTGTCGAGTCTTATATTTactaacaaaataacaatatttgATGTCTAGAATCTctcaaaaacaggaagtgaaattaAAACTGTGGTTGTGGGGTTTCTCTGCTAAAATCTCCGATGTttacttccttccttctttcctctccagGCTGCCCAGAGCGAAGCACCTGCTGAACGTGGTCAACGAGAACTTCGGCACGTTGGCGTTCTGCCGGCGCTGGCTGGACCGCCTTGGCGAGAGCAAGTACCTGATGGCCCTGAAGAACCTGTGTGACCTGGGTATCGTGGACCCTTACCCTCCCCTCTGCGACACCAAGGGCTGCTACACCGCTCAGTTCGAGCACACCATCCTGCTCAGGCCCACCTGCAAGGAGGTGGTGAGCCGGGGAGACGACTACTGacacccccctcctcttcctcctcctctcccatcCCCCCACCCGCCCCCttcaacaccaccaccacaccccctcctcctcctcctcctcctcctcctcctcctcaccaccaccaccacacaggACCTCCAGACCCCGTTAGCAACAGATAAATCAGCTCAAACAGGGAGCGGTTGTCTCAGAGCAGCAGTGAAGGATGCCAAAACGCTACTGTATTCTACCCACAATGCACCACTCACAGCTTGCAATGAAGAAGGACTGGCTTTCTGAAATTGCTGAGTTTTCTATCTATGTGTTTGAACACGGCTAAAGAAAAAGTGTAAACAAGGCCAACGAGTTTCTGTCTGTTGGAGGAGGCGTTGCCGTTTGCTCTCACTGTCCTGCGGAcctcattttacaaaaaaacatgaaaaagttaACTGTCAAACAGTTAAAAAAGTCTATTTAAGCTGCCGCTGCGTTTAGTGCGACCCCAGTATTCCAACTGATGGTGAGCGTAGGAAACCCCTTCATACCTCCCTGTTCATTTTCAAAGTTTCTATGGCGCCCCACTGAGCCTCCAGTGCTTCGTGCTTGAGTTAAATTAAGCACAAACGCTACTGACGGGTTTAAGAAGTGGTCAGGCCAAAATGCATGGCCACGTATCTCTCCGCAAACAGACAATTCCTTACATTTAAAGCTCGGGGTGTCGTCGTCGTCgttaacaataacaaataaacGCCATCTTCTTACAGACACCGTGCATCTGCAGCTGTATGTTTGGCTTTCTGTCGCTACAGGAGGGAACTCTGCACTCTGGCCCTCCAGTCATCGTTTCTTTGATATTTGTAAAATATCTTTGGAAATGGCTGCTGCCACTGTTcccaaaaataaagaaatgcttCATTTTGAACtccctgaaaatgttttttgtaagaaaaaaaaagaaagatgaataaaataattttgctCATTGTCTGCTGTCCTCTTCTTAAGTCTCTTTAATTACAGGGAGGAAATCTAATCACAAGACTGTATAATTAGTGTATAGATATACATTTATAGCTAAAATatagttaattttttttagtttatttgcacatatatataaaaaaatagactaatttaaaacaatttgaaCATTGTGCCGAGAGGTTTGAGGCCAAAAATGGCTTGTGAAGGTACCTCCCCCATATAAATATCAATAGTCATacttagaaaaaagaaaatttattttatcattgaAGTTTCAAGACTAAGCAATAATAGAAAATTGATAGAAATGTGCTATTTACATAGAAGTTTGTTTACAAGTTGTGATATTTTACAATGAAGTCCATGAAGTGTTATAAATCTTTGCTAATTAGtctttttcagatgttttttgaaaaatgaaaattatttgAGCAATTAACAAGAGCCAATTTACAGAAAAacttatttttcacaatttaggttactgaaatattgtttgtcctttttgggggggggggggggggggggggggggggggtagtttTACATTTCGGGGAACATAGTTAATTCTCTTTCTTGCTAAGTGTTGGATAAAATAAATGTCTGAGTGTTAAATGTGAACATAACTGAAAATGGGGAAACAGCTCGTTTGTCCAAAGACCATCTGAAAACcgcaaattgttgtttttacacttctgttttttgttgggttAAAAATAACAAGATATAACGTTACAGAagcaggctagcagtttcccctcGTTTCCAGTCcgtctttgtgctaagctaagctaacaggctgctgACAGTGGGATGAAAGTGAACACGTATATcaactaaaatgtcaaaatattcacattaatcaataaaagGCAAAAGCTCAGAGGTTctagcttctcacatgtgaatatttgctgtttttcattcccctaaagtaaaaacaaacacactatcTTTGAACTGAAGACTCAACTTGGACTCTGCGAAATTATGCtatattgaaattaaattagttACAGCCTTAATGTGGATTTATGATCAACAACTAGCCATTACGTGAAACTAATAGTATTGACGCGGGGAAAAAGCTTTCTTAAAGTACTGTATCGATATTAAgcaattatattaaaaatgtttaagtgTTTTGAAGCATTTCTGCTGAACTATTGGTATCACATTTGTTTGGATTAAATCTGTGACCGTTAGTCACAATATAAGTGATTATACGGCTTTCCTTATCGTTACTTTGTTCAATAAAGTCTACACTATTAaaactgatcacttttaaacaGTCTACAGCTCTTTTTTAGATATTGAGGCAGATAGAGAAGAAGCTGCGGTATCCAAAAACATCGTAACACCTCTGTGATACGAGTGTGACGTAAGAAGGCCGCGTGTAGGGTGGTGACGTCAAATTGAAACGTTTTGCTGCCATATTTTAGCGCTTCCAGCGTAACATCACTAACTGCTAGTTTTAGCAATTATacattaattttatttgatttaaaaacactACAGCTCCTCAAAATACTGACATATAAACCCCGACTGGCTGTGAAAAGTGActtataaataagaaaaaacaagacaccaGCAtcttttgtagaaaaatgaaaaaatattctcatttaTTGAGGTAATTttctctagaaaaaaaaaattgaggtAACAATTTGCATAGTATAACTTCCATAAATTTACACACACCAAAAAGTAGTAGTCAAAGTAATAGTAAACAGAGTTACTACTACtttactagtactactactaacAAAGTAGTAACCAAATGCCAACAAACAATGTGTCACAATGTCTGACAATGAAGTAAAAAGAAGATGAAGTGTGCTTTGAATTCCTCTCGGATAAATCAGAGGAAACATAGTTGAGGCGGAGAgggtcttttttctttttttgtgcaatTTTCTCCAGTATGGAGATAAATATCACAATCTGTATACACTCCAGAAATCCTGTTTaatctggctttttttttttttactgacagatggtaaataaaataccagtatatgtacacatacagtacacacacacacacacatacacacacacacacacacacacacacacacacctacttaATGGTGAATGACAGATCTGTCGTAAACTGCTGGTGGAGTTGAACAATCAGCAAGAAAAGTAAAATCAGCGGTTgtataaaaactttttttccaaaaaaaaaaaaaaaaaaaaaaaaacagccaatg is a genomic window of Thunnus albacares chromosome 23, fThuAlb1.1, whole genome shotgun sequence containing:
- the LOC122975081 gene encoding methionine aminopeptidase 2-like, with amino-acid sequence MADVAAEQKLVPDRELNGEAEDREENREEAEPVEETAKKKKKKKKKNKSATTGTEAETDGVADVTKQLEKQAIEDKEKEEDGEEDGDDGENTAGKKKKKKKKKKGPKTQTDPPSVPICDLYPTGVFPIGQECEYPTSQDGRSAAWRTTNDEKRVLDKANEEVWNDFRQAAEAHRQVRQHVRSFLKPGMTMIEICERLEDCSRKLIKENGLNAGLAFPTGCSLNHCAAHYTPNAGDPTVLQYDDVCKIDFGTHINGRIIDCAFTVTFNPKYDKLLEAVKDATNTGIKNAGIDVRLCDVGEAIQEVMESYEVELDGKTYQVKPIRNLNGHSIGQYRIHAGKTVPIVKGGEATRMEEGEVYAIETFGSTGKGVVHDDMECSHYMKNFDVGHVPIRLPRAKHLLNVVNENFGTLAFCRRWLDRLGESKYLMALKNLCDLGIVDPYPPLCDTKGCYTAQFEHTILLRPTCKEVVSRGDDY